TCTCTCATATGGGTCCTCTGGTggacttttaaactttttacatGAGTAAAGCTTCTACCACAATCtggacatgtaaatggtttctctcctgtatggatCCTTTGATGGACTTTTACACTTGATTTCAGAGTAAAACATTTACCGCAGTCTGGACATGTAAATGGTTTGTCACCTGTATGGGTCCTCTGATGAACTTTTAAACTTAATATATAAGTAAAACTTTTACTACAATCTggacatgtaaatggcttctctcccaTATGGATCCTTTGATGCACTTTTAATCCTGATTTCTGAGTAAAACCTTTACCACAATCCGGACATGTAAATGGTTTGTCTCCAGTATGGGTCCTCTGATGGGTCTTTAAACTTAAAATATGagtaaagcttttaccacagtctggacatgtaaatggtttctcttccATATGATTCCTTTGATGGACTTTTAAACTTGATATTTGAGTAAAACATTTACCACAGTCTGGACAAGTAAATGGTTTGTCTCCTGTATGGGTCCTCTGATGGGTTTTTAAATATGATATACGAGTAAAACTCTTACCACAATCAGGACATGTAGCTGGTTTGTCTCTCATATGGGTCCTCTGATGGCCCATTAAACTTGATATATGAGTAAAACTTTTACCACAATCtggacatgtaaatggtttttctccggtatggattctctggtgggCTTTTATACTTGATTTCTGAGTAAAACATTTACCACAATCTGGACACGTAAATGGTTTATCCCCCGTATGGGTCCTctgatgtttttttaaatatgatatATGAGTAAAGGTTTTATTACAATCTGGACATGTAAATGGTTTGTCTCCCGTATGGGTCCTCTGATGAACTTTTAAACTTAATATATGAGAAAAGCTTTTACCACAGTCtggacatgtaaatggtttctcttccACATGTGTCCTCTGATGGACTTTTAAACTTGATATCTGAGTAAAACATTTACCACAATCTGGACACGTAAATGGTTTGTCACCCGTATGGGTCCTCTGATGGGTTTTTAAATACGATATACGAGTAAAGCTTTTCCCACAATCGGGACATGTTGCTGGTTTATCTCTCATATGGGTCCTCCGATGGCCTATTAAGCTTGATACATCagtaaagcttttaccacagtcatgacatataaatggtttctctcctgtatgaATCCTCTGATGGATTTTTACACTTGATTTCTGAGTAAAACATTTACCACAATCTGGACATGTAAATGGTTTGTCTCCTGTATGTGTCCTctgatgtttttttaaatatgatatATGAGTAAAGTTTTTACCACATGCtggacatgtaaatggtttctctccagtatggATCCTCTGGTGGACTTTTAAACTTAATATATGAGAAAAGCTTTTACCACAATCcggacatgtaaatggtttctcttccATATGGCTCCTCTGATGGACTTTTAAATTCGATATCTGAGTAAAACATTTACCACAATCTGGACATGTAAATGGTTTGTCTCCTGTATGGATCCTCTGATGGGTTTTTAAATATGAGATACGAGTAAAAGTTTTACCACAATCGGGACATGTAGTTGGTTTGTCTCTCCTATGGGTTCTCTGATGGCCTATTATATTTGACATATGAGTGAAGCTTTTCTCACATACTGGACATGTATTTGGTTCCTCTCCCATATTGGTTCtgcagtattttttaaattcccatTCTCTCCCACACTCCATACAAAAACgtggcttctctcctgtgtgagCCTTCTCAGGTTGTGCTACCTCCATTCCTTGATTGAAGTCTTTGCCACATGGTTCTTCTCCTCTGTGCATCTTCTGGATTTGTTTGAGATATGATGTTGAACTTAAGCTCTTGCCACCGTCAgtatatttaaaagatttttcgcTAGAATGTCTTATCTGGTGAGACATAAGGTCACCTGTTCGTGTTACCTTTTCTTTCCACAATGTGCAAGTGGATAGCttctgttctgtatttgtctgGATTGTAGTAGTGGTTGTCACATTTCCAGAATTAGTGTCTGTGCCTTTTCCAGGCTCTGCAGGAATTCTAATTTCATTGTCTGAGTTAGACTCTCTCCTCCAATCTCTTCCCTCCTCTGATCcctgcataaacatttttttgtctttttctgggAGCATCTTGTGGGTTTCCTGGTTCTCAGCGCAACCTATCTGCTGCTTCTTATCTTCATGATTGATCCCATAATCTGCTGAGTAAGAGAGAAAGTGGAGAAGTTATTTCATATGTTAGGGGCAAAGGAAAGGTTCTTGGGCTCCATATTCAGACCCTCATAAAAAATGGAGTTTTGGACAGACCAATCACTGGTGTACTTGGGCATAGTAAGGTAATGAAATAGTGAATGAGATTTTCAGATGGGTCTCTGAGGAAGAGCCAATGAGAGGTGTTTGCTCATAGAGAATCTGTTAACCTTTCCTCCGTGTTCCTTTAGCTTCAGCCAGTGATAAGTCCATGTTTGACATTTTGGGGACTTAAAGCAGGGGCAACGGAACGTCTTTTTGATTGAGGGTGGGGGGGAATGAAGCTCCGCCCATACTCCACCTCTAGCTCTGCCCTCAGCTCCAAATCCCCCACTCTCATTGccaatttcttattttatatttacagttaatgtcattcttAACTACATCCattctttactttttattttatttatattctgcctttcattcacttcaaagtggattacattcaagtactgtagataTCAGAGTATAATTATTCAATCCCAGACCAACCAATAAAAATCTTGATGCTAAAAAACGagacatagtggtaaaggagaaaatgacaaaaagaGCATCAcgaatagaagtgtcagtactaaGTGACTATTGTGCACTAtgtatgaagagagagagaagatcatcaaGGACCAAGAGATGGAATCAGAGACAAAGTGTGGCCTAAAGATACCGACACAGTCCCAATTATTTGGCACCACAGGCCTTGTTGAAAAGAACATTCAAGCTCATCTCGATATGCTGCCTGGATATATTACACCGTAAACGCTTCAGAAAGAAGCCGTTTGGCACAACGCAAGTATCAAGAGCTCTAGCAGCAATTATGAAAGACTGAGATTATACTCAATATACTATACCCTGGGTTAAGAGAGGTTGATTCTTGTCATTGTATGTGCAAGACAaactcaatataaatcctgtacctccagttctgtaaatatacactttggggcggactttaaaagccctgctcgcgtaaatccacccggatttacgcgagcagggccttgcgcgccggcgcgcctattttccataggcctgccggcacgcgcagagccccaggactcgcgtaagtcccagggttttttgtcgagggcgtgtcgggggcggggcagaTTGACGCggagttttgggggcgggatgctgtgttttgggggcgggcccaggagcgtggtttcggcccgggcggtccgggggcgtggccgcgccctccggaaccgctccgggaggcgtaaatccgtcgacaaaggtaggggggcagtttagatagggccgagggggtgggttaggtagaggaagggaggggaaggtgaggggagggcgaaagagagttccctccgaggccgctccgatttcggagcggtctcggagggaacggaggcaggctgcgcggctcggcgcacgccggctgcccaaaatcggcagccttgcgcgcgccgatcctggattttagcagatacgcgcggctacgcgcgtatctactaaaatccagcgtacttttgtttgcgactggtgcgccaacaaaagtacgcgaacgcgcattttttaaaaatctacccctttgtgatcACAGACAGCCCACTATCCCCAACACACATACAGCCCTCTaacaatggaggcagagcaggATATTTTCCTCTACACCTCACCATAATTaaatgacaccagaatttttttgtaacagaaacacaaacttcctccactaccaggcacattatgaaataatacaaaatcctacaaaaacaaaacaaaacacactcaACAGTATGTAACAAATGTACCATACTACAGCAGCACTAATTCACAGGACTCCAAAAATAACAACTTTACCTaaaaaaaggcagcactgcaaatattacagcaagccctagaacaccaatttacctcctattaggaaaacaaaacaagttggactgctatggatccctacacagaagtTACATGCTGGCAGAATCTCTCGCCTCAGTCACacatagaacacagacagaccatcaacaaatacagaataaggtgccacaaataaaacagggaaatatacagacaaaaatagGAATCATCAAGAAGCCAAATACTGCATACAAATCAACATGGAAGAACgagaaagaaaaatgtgtttcCTCCTATTCTGAGCAATAAACAAAGCTAGAGGAGATTCCCATTCCCAAAGCTAaaatattccaatcactaaactgaaataaaatgcttttttcctACTTCTGTTTTCTGGACATTTGGGGCCTTCACATAGCATCCACCTCCCACAAGAACAACAGGAACTCAGCTGCTCCAACATAATATGCCACACACATAGAATAACacaataatgatggcagaaaaggaccaaatgatccatccagtctgcccagcaagcttcttatggtagtaacctctgctccgtgaaggttaccttcatgtttctgttaagggtagtaactaccactcccgtgcaggttacccccatgttacatacacatacatgcatatgtttgtgtgcatgcatgtatgtgtatgtaatatttatttatttctctccTGTTTGCTCCCTCTCCACAACCTTGATCAATTGTTTTCATTGTAAATCAGTGGCGAGTTATTATTTAATTTACGTAAAGCTCCAGTAATTTTTCCTGTTCAATTGTTATTTTAATACTAACTGTTTTAATCGTTATATGTAAAGTTCCTTGTAGACTTATTATCGATCTGTTTCATTACCTaactgtttcttgtaaagcctggGGTGGTTTGTAAACCCCGGGCAATTTgccattctatgtaaaccggattgatttgtatcttatacaggaatttcggtatataaaaacaaaataaataaataaatgaatgaatgaatgaatgaacagaAGACTGACAAGATGCTCAATAGCCCCAACATAACACCAATTTGGCTCAAAAGCCTTGATCCAGCTCTCCTCCCCCTTGGTTACCACATACTGCTTCAAGGTGGGAGGGAGCAGCAGCATATGATGGTCCAGGGGGAGGCAAGCTAGATCAAAGCTTTTGAGCCTTGATGCAATTTCTACCCCCTCCACCCTATGCCGGGGCCCCTCACCCAAGCTTTGATCCAGTAAACCCTCCCCCATTGGCCAccatatgctccccccccccccagccctaccaggttctctcttcttccctcttccaGCCTCATTAGTCCCCCGCCagtttctctcctcccttcccaggcCCATCAACCCCCCAccattttctctcttccttcccatcagtttctcttttcctttctcctcagctctttcaatttttcttttctcttcctctccccaaggCCTTCCAGTTAATTTTCCCCTTTGCCTTACTGCAAAGGGGAAAATTGTCTGTTGCTGCTCCCGGACATCCCATCTGCTGGCCTGTGCTGATGTCCCTGAGCTTCTCTTTTTCTGAGTCACCCGGGAGCATGTAGCACTTCCTGTAGGCTGATCGCAAGATCAGCCCTCAGGACATGATGCCAGCACAAAccaacgggccaatacagtacattggacgcacgttttcccttacccctgttgcagtctgatactgcaggtaaagtgtggacccttgggccggcctacctcgagtgatagggtaggccgggaggcggagccagaggctcgaggtgttcacccgggaaccaggaaccccccaggaggagcccgaagggttctggctccttgggacttgggcaatagagagagtccagtgacaggggtgagagcaaggaagtccaaaggtacttgGTAGGGAGGAGACCGGATACTTGAGGCAGGCGGAAGATGGTAATAGAGTCACTGTGGCCAGCAGGGACAGGAGCAGGCGTAGCTTGAAAGAAAGTCTGTATGAGCAGGAGCTTGGTGCACGCTGTAACCTGGAACGGGTTccgtagcaagcaggaactggagcaagctgaagactgaagcaggaccagagacGAGCCAAgatcaatggcaggcggcaggctgggcaaacaggagcaggccaagatcagggcaggcggctggcaaGGCGTAgacaggaacaaaccagggtcagaggcaggcaagagtagtcaggaacaaaccagggtcagaggcaggcagcaggcaagagtagtcaggaacaaaccagggtcagaggcaggcagcaggcaagagtagtcaggaacaaaccagggtcagaggcaggcagcaagcaaagcatagtcaaggcaatccaaggtcagcgACAGGAACTTAGCGAAGacaaagcgcaactcagaactacaaggcagtagtgaacctcattgcaaggcgatgagacggtgtccgggcgccggttatatcgccCTGGGTGCGTGACGTCATCATTGCAGGCGAGGctcgacttccgggtgctggacgcacaaaGTGAGCGCACTCGCGCGTGCGCGAGGCCGTGGCGAAACAGGCAGGAAATGGCGGACGCCACGTGGAGTCATCGGCGTCTTGGGATCCTGGGGGCAAAGAGCACGGCGTCTCCAGCCGCGAAGGTAGGCACTGGTCAGgcacaagggagaggaagcggtgcGGACCGCAacaaccccttatacagtaaggggcggaaaacgcgcgtccaacccgccgaacctaatagcgccctcaacatgcaaatgcatgttgatggcccttttaggtattcccgcgcgattcagtaagtaaaatttcagccaagccgcacattttactttcagaaattagcgcctacccaaaggtaggcgctaatttcttcgggcaccgggaaagtgcacagaaaagcagtacaaactgcttttctgtgcaccctccgacttaatatgatggcgatattaagtcggaggtcccaaaggattaaaaaaaaaataataatttgaagtcggccggtggctgtcgagttgaaaaccggacgctcaattttgctggcgtccggtttccgagcccgtggctgtcagcaggctcgagaaccaacgccggcaaaattgagcgtcggccgtcaaacccgctgacagccgccgctccaggccaaaaggaggcgctagggatgcgctagtgtccctaatgcctcctttttcctgtttctaccgccgggcctcatttaaatactgaatcgcgcgcacaggagagcgggcatttgcccgcctCCTGCGgcctttactgaatcggcccgcaaGAGCTGTAGCAGGAACAGCAGTGTGGGTTTCTGCTGTTCCTCGCTTGGTCTGGAACATACGGGGCAGTACTCAAAGCTTCCTGGATGGGAGTTACAAAAACTTGGACAAGCCAGGGCTCAGGTGCCCCACCTCTTTCCAATATCTATGATTTAAAGCTCATCCACAATGCAGTTCATGGCCTGTTAATATAAATTTAGAGCTTACACTGCTCCTGAATGTGAGATGTCAGGTGACAGCACAGTGAGCGACAAAAACACAGAGAAAATACACACACCTTCTCTCAGCGAGAACGCAAAACCTGTGATAGAGACATGGGCTCTGTGAGAGATTGAAAATGCAACACACAGAGTGAGACACACACAAGGAATGTTTCCActaaatatatgaaaaagaatattcaaattctgtttcAATTCAGTAACAGCCACATAAACTGCCTTCATTATCAGGCACATTGTGAAGGACtgcaaaacccttcaaaaaaacacACTCAGTACCTATGTAGCTAATCTCTTATGTTAACTCCAaggactcaaatagcaacaaATCTCCTATAAAAAGGCATCACTGCAAATATTCTGAAAGGTTtcagaacaccaatacaccttctggGTGCAGATTAGAAAACAGAAGGAGCTGGACTGCTATGAATCCCTACATGCCAGCAAaacacctcacctcaatcacacagcCAAAACACAGACAGCTCCTCGGCACATACAGAATAAGAGATCATAAAATTAGACacagaaatatgcagagaaaactgaactggaacccccAAAGGTCAGATTCTCCATGCAGCACCACACcagaaaatacaaacagaaatgcATTCTCTCCTGTACTGGGAAAATTACAAAAAGCTCAGAGCTGCGCATTTTCCAAAACCGATAGAGAAAATCTAAGATTTCCCACAAACAAATGGGCAAAAACACTGTAAAATCAcaggggaaagagaagaaacacCAACAGTAGCAGTAGTAGTGGTATCCTGCCACCGGATCAGAAATGGGATCTGACCAAAGGCAATAGGAACCAAGCACCCGAATCCTGGAATTGTTTTGTCTCTGGTCCTTTCTGCACcttgtaattttattttgccATCACTATTAGTAAAATATTTTGCCACGTAATATATTCTTTGGCACCACTTGTACAAATTGCCGCACCAGTTAATCTTCCTGAAGCTGAGAGCTGAGTGTGAGATACACAggcagtgagagagtgagagctgtgagaCACTGGCAGTggtagtgtgagagagagacaggtggtGACACTGCAAGAGCTGAAAAAGGTAGGAAGAAAGTCACAGGAGTGACATTCCTGTCCAGATTTTTATCAGTTGGCTAGTGGACTGAATTCAGGGTAATTGGGCAAAAATGACCCCCTCCCGAGATCTCTTACACAGGAATCTCCTTTACCTGAGCTGTCACTCACCTGTACAGGAGCTCTCACACCTGCTTCTATCTCTTGGGTCTTGTTGATCCCAAACACAAGAATCTTCCTCCTGCTCAGTCCTTATTTTCAGATTAGGTTCATCAGTTGGAGAGCCTGTTCCCAGAAAAAGAGAATTACATTATTTTCCATCCTCCAGCACACAGGCAGTGGCTGTGCAATAGTTGTGAGAGGTAGTGACAGTGCAAGAGAAAGAGAGGTGGTGACAGTGCATGAGCTGAAAAAGGCAGGTAGTCAGTCACAGGCAGTGATGCTTCGATCCAGATTTTTATCAGTGGGTTAATGAATTGAATATTCATAAATTTATTTATCTAAACGGTTTTGTATACCGTTGTTCAAGAATACACCACAacggttacagaaaaaaaacatgaaacaaataacaaaacagtatataaaactacATTATTCGTCTAAGAGACCGGATACACAGGAATCTCATCTGCCTGAGCTGTCACTCACTTGTGCAGGAGCTCTCACACCATCTTCTGTTTCTTGGATCCTGCTGATACCGGACACAGGAATCTTCCTCTTGCTCAGTCCTTACTGTCAGATCAGGTTTCTCAGCTGCAGAGTCTGTTCCCAGGAAAAGAGAATTACACAactgtcaggctgatacagtacagtgcgctccagcggagtgcactgttagcccgcttttggcc
The Rhinatrema bivittatum unplaced genomic scaffold, aRhiBiv1.1, whole genome shotgun sequence DNA segment above includes these coding regions:
- the LOC115082137 gene encoding zinc finger protein 585A-like isoform X1, yielding MAEAEPAQVPVTFEDVAVYFWEDEWEMLEEWQKELYKETMQENYETLISLGKGSSSEKPSLISKIENEEDPWVHEEDPWVRDQQDPRVRRRLESSWRGSPNEKLDLIIRIKQEEDSCVRDQQDPRESGWCESSCTDSAAEKPDLTVRTEQEEDSCVRYQQDPRNRRWCESSCTSSPTDEPNLKIRTEQEEDSCVWDQQDPRDRSRCESSCTADYGINHEDKKQQIGCAENQETHKMLPEKDKKMFMQGSEEGRDWRRESNSDNEIRIPAEPGKGTDTNSGNVTTTTTIQTNTEQKLSTCTLWKEKVTRTGDLMSHQIRHSSEKSFKYTDGGKSLSSTSYLKQIQKMHRGEEPCGKDFNQGMEVAQPEKAHTGEKPRFCMECGREWEFKKYCRTNMGEEPNTCPVCEKSFTHMSNIIGHQRTHRRDKPTTCPDCGKTFTRISYLKTHQRIHTGDKPFTCPDCGKCFTQISNLKVHQRSHMEEKPFTCPDCGKSFSHILSLKVHQRIHTGEKPFTCPACGKNFTHISYLKKHQRTHTGDKPFTCPDCGKCFTQKSSVKIHQRIHTGEKPFICHDCGKSFTDVSSLIGHRRTHMRDKPATCPDCGKSFTRISYLKTHQRTHTGDKPFTCPDCGKCFTQISSLKVHQRTHVEEKPFTCPDCGKSFSHILSLKVHQRTHTGDKPFTCPDCNKTFTHISYLKKHQRTHTGDKPFTCPDCGKCFTQKSSIKAHQRIHTGEKPFTCPDCGKSFTHISSLMGHQRTHMRDKPATCPDCGKSFTRISYLKTHQRTHTGDKPFTCPDCGKCFTQISSLKVHQRNHMEEKPFTCPDCGKSFTHILSLKTHQRTHTGDKPFTCPDCGKGFTQKSGLKVHQRIHMGEKPFTCPDCSKSFTYILSLKVHQRTHTGDKPFTCPDCGKCFTLKSSVKVHQRIHTGEKPFTCPDCGRSFTHVKSLKVHQRTHMREKSFECPDCGECFNLKSNLKSHQRTHMGSEPFTRTDCGKSYCKKLGLTAQHSIHMRETTEPTQEMSEVKEILNAVNFSHQVLLSTFTW
- the LOC115082137 gene encoding zinc finger protein 585A-like isoform X2; the encoded protein is MAEAEPAQVPVTFEDVAVYFWEDEWEMLEEWQKELYKETMQENYETLISLGKGSSSEKPSLISKIENEEDPWVHEEDPWVRDQQDPRVRRRLESSWRGSPNEKLDLIIRIKQEEDSCVRDQQDPRESGWCESSCTDSAAEKPDLTVRTEQEEDSCVRYQQDPRNRRWCESSCTSSPTDEPNLKIRTEQEEDSCVWDQQDPRDRSRCESSCTDYGINHEDKKQQIGCAENQETHKMLPEKDKKMFMQGSEEGRDWRRESNSDNEIRIPAEPGKGTDTNSGNVTTTTTIQTNTEQKLSTCTLWKEKVTRTGDLMSHQIRHSSEKSFKYTDGGKSLSSTSYLKQIQKMHRGEEPCGKDFNQGMEVAQPEKAHTGEKPRFCMECGREWEFKKYCRTNMGEEPNTCPVCEKSFTHMSNIIGHQRTHRRDKPTTCPDCGKTFTRISYLKTHQRIHTGDKPFTCPDCGKCFTQISNLKVHQRSHMEEKPFTCPDCGKSFSHILSLKVHQRIHTGEKPFTCPACGKNFTHISYLKKHQRTHTGDKPFTCPDCGKCFTQKSSVKIHQRIHTGEKPFICHDCGKSFTDVSSLIGHRRTHMRDKPATCPDCGKSFTRISYLKTHQRTHTGDKPFTCPDCGKCFTQISSLKVHQRTHVEEKPFTCPDCGKSFSHILSLKVHQRTHTGDKPFTCPDCNKTFTHISYLKKHQRTHTGDKPFTCPDCGKCFTQKSSIKAHQRIHTGEKPFTCPDCGKSFTHISSLMGHQRTHMRDKPATCPDCGKSFTRISYLKTHQRTHTGDKPFTCPDCGKCFTQISSLKVHQRNHMEEKPFTCPDCGKSFTHILSLKTHQRTHTGDKPFTCPDCGKGFTQKSGLKVHQRIHMGEKPFTCPDCSKSFTYILSLKVHQRTHTGDKPFTCPDCGKCFTLKSSVKVHQRIHTGEKPFTCPDCGRSFTHVKSLKVHQRTHMREKSFECPDCGECFNLKSNLKSHQRTHMGSEPFTRTDCGKSYCKKLGLTAQHSIHMRETTEPTQEMSEVKEILNAVNFSHQVLLSTFTW
- the LOC115082137 gene encoding zinc finger protein 585A-like isoform X3 — protein: MAEAEPAQVPVTFEDVAVYFWEDEWEMLEEWQKELYKETMQENYETLISLGSSSEKPSLISKIENEEDPWVHEEDPWVRDQQDPRVRRRLESSWRGSPNEKLDLIIRIKQEEDSCVRDQQDPRESGWCESSCTDSAAEKPDLTVRTEQEEDSCVRYQQDPRNRRWCESSCTSSPTDEPNLKIRTEQEEDSCVWDQQDPRDRSRCESSCTADYGINHEDKKQQIGCAENQETHKMLPEKDKKMFMQGSEEGRDWRRESNSDNEIRIPAEPGKGTDTNSGNVTTTTTIQTNTEQKLSTCTLWKEKVTRTGDLMSHQIRHSSEKSFKYTDGGKSLSSTSYLKQIQKMHRGEEPCGKDFNQGMEVAQPEKAHTGEKPRFCMECGREWEFKKYCRTNMGEEPNTCPVCEKSFTHMSNIIGHQRTHRRDKPTTCPDCGKTFTRISYLKTHQRIHTGDKPFTCPDCGKCFTQISNLKVHQRSHMEEKPFTCPDCGKSFSHILSLKVHQRIHTGEKPFTCPACGKNFTHISYLKKHQRTHTGDKPFTCPDCGKCFTQKSSVKIHQRIHTGEKPFICHDCGKSFTDVSSLIGHRRTHMRDKPATCPDCGKSFTRISYLKTHQRTHTGDKPFTCPDCGKCFTQISSLKVHQRTHVEEKPFTCPDCGKSFSHILSLKVHQRTHTGDKPFTCPDCNKTFTHISYLKKHQRTHTGDKPFTCPDCGKCFTQKSSIKAHQRIHTGEKPFTCPDCGKSFTHISSLMGHQRTHMRDKPATCPDCGKSFTRISYLKTHQRTHTGDKPFTCPDCGKCFTQISSLKVHQRNHMEEKPFTCPDCGKSFTHILSLKTHQRTHTGDKPFTCPDCGKGFTQKSGLKVHQRIHMGEKPFTCPDCSKSFTYILSLKVHQRTHTGDKPFTCPDCGKCFTLKSSVKVHQRIHTGEKPFTCPDCGRSFTHVKSLKVHQRTHMREKSFECPDCGECFNLKSNLKSHQRTHMGSEPFTRTDCGKSYCKKLGLTAQHSIHMRETTEPTQEMSEVKEILNAVNFSHQVLLSTFTW